A window of the Henckelia pumila isolate YLH828 chromosome 3, ASM3356847v2, whole genome shotgun sequence genome harbors these coding sequences:
- the LOC140890609 gene encoding bHLH transcription factor RHL1-like encodes MQPTSRDLPEMNNLNPLVSLHNSQFDPTSSHDDFLDQMFSSVPSSASSFPWPDDHLEDHSTALLASKLRQQQISNGAAKALLLQHQLMLSRGLAVNDLRSPSAADIGFLNIPHSDQDDVVDGSCYKSANPDHDASIKALFNGFTGSIGHSSNPPQHLLHSQGGALQSQKFGGAAAPEMNQPAASGTSGGGTAGQPKQRVRARRGQATDPHSIAERLRRERIAERMKSLQELVPNANKTDKASMLDEIIDYVKFLQLQVKVLSMSRLGGAAAVNNPPLVADISSEGGRNGNGTQTASSSNNDGMTVTEHQVAKLMEEDMGSAMQYLQGKGLCLMPISLATAISTATCHTRSHHPASNNNPLLNGEAAGPTSPSMSALTVQSATIAANGGGETSLKDANSVSKP; translated from the exons ATGCAGCCCACCAGCAGAGATTTGCCGGAGATGAACAATCTCAACCCACTCGTCTCTCTTCACAATTCCCAGTTCGATCCGACGTCGTCCCACGACGATTTTCTCGACCAAATGTTCTCCTCCGTTCCTTCCTCTGCCTCTTCCTTCCCCTGGCCCGACGACCACCTGGAGGACCACTCCACCGCCCTTTTGGCTTCCAAGCTCAGGCAGCAGCAGATAAGCAACGGCGCCGCCAAGGCTTTGCTGCTTCAGCACCAGTTGATGCTCTCCCGAGGCCTCGCTGTCAATGACCTCCGCTCTCCGTCCGCTGCCGATATTGGATTTCTCAATATCCCTCATTCCGATCAAGACGATGTCGTTGACGGTTCCTGCTATAAATCTGCTAATCCT GATCACGATGCCTCAATCAAAGCTCTGTTCAATGGCTTCACCGGATCAATCGGGCATTCTTCAAACCCACCTCAACATCTCCTCCATTCCCAG ggCGGAGCATTGCAATCCCAGAAATTCGGGGGAGCGGCGGCGCCGGAGATGAATCAACCGGCGGCGAGCGGTACTAGCGGTGGCGGGACTGCAGGGCAGCCGAAGCAAAGGGTGAGGGCCCGGCGAGGCCAGGCCACTGACCCCCACAGCATCGCCGAAAGA TTACGGAGAGAGAGAATCGCGGAGAGGATGAAGTCCTTGCAGGAGCTCGTACCTAATGCTAACAAG ACAGACAAGGCCTCAATGCTGGATGAGATCATCGACTATGTCAAATTCCTACAGCTCCAAGTCAAA GTTCTGAGCATGAGCAGATTGGGTGGTGCTGCAGCTGTGAATAATCCCCCTCTAGTTGCCGATATCTCCTCCGAG GGAGGAAGGAACGGTAACGGAACACAAACGGCTTCGTCGTCGAACAACGACGGCATGACGGTGACGGAGCACCAGGTGGCGAAGCTGATGGAGGAAGACATGGGGTCCGCCATGCAGTATCTTCAGGGGAAAGGTCTGTGCCTGATGCCCATCTCGCTGGCGACCGCCATCTCCACCGCCACGTGTCACACGAGGAGCCACCACCCCGCCTCCAACAACAACCCACTACTCAACGGCGAggctgctgggcccacctccccGAGTATGTCGGCGTTGACCGTACAATCCGCCACCATTGCTGCTAACGGCGGAGGAGAAACCTCCCTCAAAGACGCTAATTCTGTTTCCAAGCCGTGA